The Vicia villosa cultivar HV-30 ecotype Madison, WI linkage group LG1, Vvil1.0, whole genome shotgun sequence genome includes a region encoding these proteins:
- the LOC131643761 gene encoding protein MOR1-like isoform X2 encodes MSEEDKLLKEAKKLPWEDRLAHKNWKVRNEANVELASLFDSITDPKDSRIREFGHFFKKTVADSNAPVQEKTLDALIAYLRAADADAGRYGKEVCDAVVAKCLTGRPKTVEKAQAVFLLWVELEAVDAFLDAMEKAIKNKVAKAVVPAIDVMFQALSEFGAKIVPPKRILKMLPELFDHQDQNVRACSKGLTLELCRWIGKDNVKSILFEKMRDTMKKELEAEVVNVTGTAKPTRKIRSEQDKEPEQETVSEVAGPGPAEESGSDAHQEIDEYELVDPVDILTPLEKSGFWDGVKATKWLERKEAVGELTKLASTKRISPGDFSEVCRTLKKLITDVNIAVAVEAVQAIGNLARGLRTHFSASSRFLLPVLLEKLKEKKPTMTEALSQTLQAIHKAGCISLADVVEDVRTATKNKVPLVRSLTMTWVTFCIETSNKGIITKVHKDYVPICMECLNDGTPDVRDAAFSALAAIAKSVGMRPLERSLEKLDDVRRKKLSEMISGSDDAAPGGTSTVSVQNTRASASAETSEGAFVKRSAASMLSGKRPVQAAPIAKKGVAVKSTTNKKVEGASQKASKSIEAPEDVEPTEMGLEEIESRISSLIQSDTITLLKSSVWKERLEAISSLKQQVEGLQNLDQSVEILIRLLCTLPGWGEKNVQVQQQVIEVVTHIASTATKFPKKCVVLCLSGLSERVADIKTRAYAMKCLTTFCEAVGPGFIFERAYKIMKEHKNPKVLSEGISWMVSAVDDFGVSHLKLKDLIDFLKETGLQSSAAATRNASIKLLGVLHRFVGPDIKGFLTDVKPALLSTLDTEYEKNPFEGASAVPKKTVRASDSSSSAGAGGLDSLPREDISGKITPTLLKSFESPDWKARMESVDAVNKILEEANKRIQATGTGELFGALRGRLYDSNKNIVMATLTTIGNVASAMGQAVEKSSKGILSDILKCLGDNKKHMRECVLNTLDSWLAAVHLDKMVTYVAIALVDSKLGAEGRKDLFDWLSRQLSGLSSFAEAAQLLKPASSAMADKSSDVRKAAETCITEILRVSGHEMIEKIVKDIHGPALALVHEKLKPHGAFQESFESARVTSVGVTSKGVTKVGKSTANGVSKPGNRAVTSRAGAIKGAKSEPISVQDIAAQTQSLLNIKDSNKEDRERLVVRRFKFEDPRIEQIQDLENDMMRYFREDLHRRLLSADFKKQVDGLEILQKALPSIAKEVIEVLDILLRWFVLQFCKSNTTCLLKVLEFLPELLDSLKDEGYSLTESEVAIFLPCLVEKLGHNIEKVREKMRELTKQFVVVYSASKCFPYILEGLRSKNNRTRIECADLVGFILDHHGAEISGQLKSLQIVASLTAERDGDIRKAALNALATGYKILGEDIWRFVGKLTDAQKSMLDDRFKWKVREMEKKKEGKPGEARAILRRSVRENGSDVAEQSGEMARSLAGPLLRRNFAQPDSTVERQLMPRPVAIAGGPTDWNEALEIISFGSPEQSVEGMKVVCHELAQATSDPEGNAMDELVKDADRLVSCLANKVAKTFDFSLTGASSRSCKYVLNTLMQTFQNKRLAHAVRESTLDSLITELLLWLLDDNVPRMDDGSQLLKALNVLMLKILDNADRTSSFVVLINLLRPLDPSRWPSPAPNESLASRNQKFSDLVVKCLIKLTKVLQSTIYDVDLDHILQSIHLYLQDLGMEEIRRRAGADDKPLRMVKTVLHELVKLRGAAIKGHLSMVPIDSKPQPIILAYIELNLETLAAARMLTASGPGGPNHWSDSATNSSAAGTHSADAQLKQELAAIFKKIGEKQTCTIGLYELYRITQLYPEVDIFDQLQNASEAFRTYIRDGLAQMAKNAAAGRTPSSMPMPTPPPASLNISSPDFAPLSPVNANALNDSKLNVKPEPTNFHLPPSYNEENRAVNAYASRVLSSDYTLGDQRNDKFMTGGGTLDAIRERMKSMQLAAAAGSTESGARPLTNFSDNLNHGLHHSQIPLASEHVGAENTLQGGVHPMDEKALSGLQARMERLKSGSLEPL; translated from the exons ATGTCTGAGGAAGATAAGTTGTTAAAGGAGGCTAAGAAGCTTCCATGGGAGGATCGTCTCGCTCATAAAAACTGGAAGGTGCGTAATGAGGCTAATGTCGAATTGGCTTCGTTGTTCGACTCCATTACGGATCCCAAGGACTCTCGCATCCGTGAATTTG GTCACTTTTTTAAAAAGACTGTGGCGGATTCGAATGCTCCTGTGCAGGAGAAGACACTTGATGCGTTGATTGCTTACTTGCGAGCTGCAGATGCTGACGCCGGGAG GTATGGGAAGGAGGTATGCGATGCTGTCGTGGCTAAATGTTTGACGGGAAGGCCAAAGACAGTAGAGAAGGCTCAGGCAGTGTTTTTACTTTGGGTGGAATTGGAGGCTGTTGATGCGTTTCTG GATGCAATGGAGAAAGCAATTAAGAACAAAGTTGCTAAAGCGGTGGTGCCTGCAATAGATGTTATGTTTCAAGCTTTAAG TGAATTTGGAGCTAAAATTGTGCCCCCAAAACGAATTTTGAAGATGCTTCCGGAACTCTTTGATCACCAAGATCAAAATGTTCGTGCATGCTCTAAAGGATTGACTCTTGAACTTTGTCGCTGGATCGGTAAAGATAATGTAAAATCAATCTTGTTTGAGAAAATGAGAGACACAATG AAAAAAGAGTTGGAAGCAGAAGTTGTAAATGTTACGGGGACAGCCAAGCCAACCCGCAAAATAAG ATCTGAGCAAGACAAGGAACCGGAACAGGAAACTGTATCTGAGGTTGCGGGCCCTGGCCCTGCTGAAGAATCTGGGTCTGATG CTCATCAAGAAATAGATGAATACGAGCTTGTTGATCCGGTTGATATTTTGACTCCTTTGGAGAAATCAGGGTTTTGGGATGGAGTG AAAGCTACCAAATGGCTTGAACGGAAGGAGGCTGTTGGTGAGCTAACAAAGCTTGCATCAACCAAAAGAATTTCCCCTGGTGATTTTTCTGAAGTTTGTCGAACCTTAAAGAAG CTTATTACAGATGTGAATATTGCTGTTGCTGTTGAAGCTGTCCAGGCTATTGGCAATCTTGCTCGGGGATTAAGAACTCATTTTTCTGCAAGCTCTCGTTTTTTATTGCCTGTATTACTT gaaaaattgaaagagaaaaaaCCTACCATGACTGAGGCGTTGTCCCAGACTCTTCAAGCGATACACAAAGCTGGATGCATTAGCCTCGCTGATGTTGTTGAAG ATGTTAGGACAGCAACAAAAAATAAAGTTCCCCTCGTGCGATCATTAACAATGACCTGGGTTACGTTTTGTATTGAAACAAGCAACAAGGGTATTATTACAAAGGTGCATAAGGATTATGTGCCAATTTGTATGGAG TGTCTAAATGATGGcactcctgatgtgagggatgcTGCTTTTTCAGCATTGGCAGCAATAGCGAAG TCAGTTGGCATGCGACCTCTTGAAAGGTCACTGGAGAAACTTGATGATGTTAGAAGGAAAAAGCTTTCAGAAATGATTTCAGGTTCTGATGATGCTGCGCCTGGTGGTACTTCCACAG TTTCTGTGCAAAATACACGTGCAAGTGCTTCTGCAGAG ACATCTGAAGGTGCATTTGTTAAAAGGTCAGCTGCAAGTATGCTCAGTGGAAAGAGACCTGTTCAGGCAGCG CCCATCGCCAAGAAAGGGGTGGCTGTAAAGTCTACTACTAACAAAAAAGTAGAAGGAGCTTcacaaaaggcttcaaaatcgATTGAAGCTCCCGAAGATGTTGag CCCACTGAGATGGGTCTTGAAGAGATTGAAAGTCGAATAAGTTCTCTTATACAGTCAGATACCATCACTCTATTAAAAAGTTCTGTATGGAAGGAGCGTCTTGAAG CCATTTCTTCGCTGAAACAGCAAGTTGAAGGCTTACAGAACCTTGACCAATCCGTAGAAATATTGATTAGATTACTGTGCACCTTGCCTGGTTGGGGCGAGAAAAATGTTCAG GTTCAACAACAAGTTATTGAAGTTGTCACTCATATAGCTTCAACTGCAACTAAATTCCCAAAGAAGTGTGTAGTACTTTGTCTTTCAG GACTAAGTGAACGTGTAGCAGATATTAAGACACGGGCATATGCTATGAAATGCCTCACTACATTTTGTGAAGCAGTTGGTCCAGGGTTCATTTTTGAAAGA gccTACAAGATCATGAAGGAGCATAAGAATCCTAAGGTTCTTAGTGAGGGAATTTCGTGGATGGTTTCTGCTGTTGATGATTTTGGCGTATCTCATTTAAAGCTTAAG GATTTAATTGATTTTCTTAAAGAAACTGGGCTTCAGTCAAGTGCAGCTGCTACTAGAAATGCTTCAATTAAACTCTTAGGTGTTCTGCATAGATTTGTCGGGCCAG ACATAAAAGGGTTTCTTACCGACGTTAAGCCTGCACTGCTGAGTACTCTTGATACAGAATATGAGAAGAATCCATTTGAA GGAGCATCTGCAGTTCCCAAAAAGACTGTCAGAGCATCAGATTCATCTTCATCTGCAGGGGCTGGTGGACTTGATAGTTTGCCTCGTGAAGATATTAGTGGAAAGATTACCCCAACTCTCTTGAAGAGTTTCGAAAGCCCTGATTGGAAG GCTCGTATGGAGTCTGTCGATGCTGTAAACAAAATACTGGAAGAGGCTAATAAGCGCATTCAAGCAACTGGAACTG GTGAATTATTTGGTGCTCTTAGGGGACGACTCTATGATAGCAACAAAAATATAGTCATGGCTACCTTGACAACAATTGGTAATGTTGCATCTGCAATGGGTCAAGCTGTAGAAAAGTCAAGCAAA GGCATTCTGTCTGATATATTGAAATGTCTCGGTGACAATAAGAAGCACATGAGAGAATGTGTATTGAATACTCTAGATTCTTGGCTAGCAGCTGTTCATCTTGATAAAATG GTTACATATGTTGCAATTGCTTTGGTGGATTCCAAACTTGGTGCGGAAGGGCGCAAGGATCTTTTTGATTGGCTATCTAGGCAACTGTCTGGGTTAAGTAGTTTTGCTGAAGCTGCACAACTGCTGAAGCCAGCCTCGTCTGCGATGGCA GATAAATCCTCTGATGTTCGCAAGGCAGCAGAGACTTGCATTACTGAGATATTGAGAGTTAGTGGGCATGAAATG ATTGAAAAGATAGTCAAAGACATTCATGGACCAGCTCTGGCACTTGTTCATGAGAAGCTAAAACCACATGGAGCTTTTCAAG AGTCATTCGAGTCAGCCAGGGTAACTTCTGTGGGTGTAACATCGAAAGGTGTTACTAAGGTTGGGAAATCAACAGCAAACGGTGTTTCAAAACCTGGAAATAGAGCTGTAACTTCG AGAGCCGGGGCAATAAAGGGCGCAAAGTCTGAACCAATATCCGTTCAAGATATAGCAGCCCAAACTCAATCTTTGCTAAATATCAAGGATTCAAATAAG GAAGATAGAGAGAGATTGGTTGTTCGAAGGTTTAAGTTTGAGGATCCTCGAATTGAGCAAATTCAAGATCTTGAG AATGATATGATGAGGTATTTCAGAGAAGATTTACACAGGAGACTCTTAAGTGCAGATTTTAAGAAGCAAGTTGACGGTCTTGAAATTCTGCAGAAG GCACTTCCATCCATTGCTAAGGAAGTTatagaagttttggacattcttTTGAGGTGGTTTGTGTTGCAGTTCTGCAAATCAAACACAACATGTCTATTAAAG GTGCTGGAATTTCTTCCTGAACTGCTTGACAGTTTGAAGGATGAAGGTTACTCTTTGACAGAGTCTGAAGTGGCAATCTTTCTTCCTTGCCTTGTAGAGAAG TTAGGGCATAACATTGAGAAAGTACGCGAAAAAATGCGGGAGCTGACTAAACAATTTGTTGTGGTATATTCTGCATCCAAATGTTTCCCTTATATATTGGAGGGGTTGCGCTCTAAGAACAACCGAACTCGAATTGAATGTGCTGATCTTGTAGGATTTATTCTCGATCATCATGGGGCTGAG ATTAGCGGGCAGTTGAAATCATTGCAAATTGTTGCAAGTTTAACTGCTGAACGCGATGGGGATATTAGGAAAGCTGCATTAAATGCACTTGCCACTGGTTATAAGATTCTAG GTGAGGACATATGGAGATTTGTTGGGAAACTAACAGATGCTCAAAAAAGCATGTTAGATGATAGATTTAAGTGGAAG GTCCGGGAGAtggaaaagaagaaggaaggaaagCCAGGGGAAGCGAGAGCTATTTTACGACGTTCCGTCCGGGAAAATGG GTCTGATGTCGCGGAGCAAAGTGGAGAAATGGCTAGATCTCTTGCTGGTCCATTACTGAg GAGAAATTTTGCTCAACCTGATAGTACCGTTGAGAGACAGTTGATGCCCCGTCCCGTGGCTATTGCCGGCGGCCCCACTGATTGGAATGAAGCACTTGAGATTATTTCTTTCGGTTCTCCCGAGCAG TCTGTTGAAGGAATGAAAGTTGTTTGTCATGAGTTGGCTCAGGCCACCAGTGATCCAGAAGGCAATGCTATGGATGAACTCGTGAAAGATGCAGATAGGCTAGTTTCATGCCTTGCAAATAAG GTTGCAAAAACTTTTGACTTCAGTCTGACCGGGGCTTCATCACGGTCCTGTAAATATGTGCTCAACACTCTCATGCAG acttttcaaaataaaagattAGCACATGCTGTAAGAGAGAGCACTCTTGACAGTCTCATTACCGAGCTTCTTCTGTGGCTCTTGGATGATAATGTTCCTCGTATGGACGATGGTAGCCAGTTGTTGAAAGCATTGAATGTATTGATGCTTAAGATTCTT GATAATGCAGATCGAACTTCATCCTTTGTTGTCCTAATTAATCTTTTACGACCACTGGATCCATCGAGGTGGCCTTCCCCAGCACCAAATGAGTCACTTGCTTCCAGAAATCAGAAGTTTTCTGATCTGGTTGTGAAATGCCTTATCAAGCTTACAAAG GTTCTTCAAAGCACCATCTATGATGTTGATCTTGATCACATACTTCAAAGCATCCATCTATACTTGCAAGACTTGGGAATGGAGGAAATTAGGAGAAG GGCTGGGGCTGATGACAAACCCTTGCGAATGGTGAAAACTGTTCTGCATGAGCTTGTTAAGCTTCGTGGTGCAGCAATAAAGGGTCATCTTTCAATGGTTCCTATCGATTCAAAACCTCAACCCATCATCCTTGCTTACATTGAACTTAATCTTGAG ACTCTGGCTGCTGCAAGAATGCTGACTGCATCTGGACCCGGGGGACCAAACCATTGGAGTGATTCAGCAACCAATAGTTCAGCGGCTGGAACGCATTCTGCTGATGCCCAGTTAAAG CAAGAGTTGGCTGCAATATTTAAGAAGATTGGCGAGAAGCAAACTTGCACAATTGGTCTATATGAACTTTATCGGATTACTCAATTGTACCCAGAG GTTGACATATTTGATCAACTTCAAAATGCTAGTGAGGCATTTCGCACTTATATCAGAGATGGTCTTGCTCAG ATGGCGAAAAATGCTGCAGCCGGAAGAACTCCATCAAGTATGCCAATGCCTACTCCTCCACCAGCATCTTTGAACATATCTTCACCCGATTTTGCGCCGCTCTCTCCTGTAAATGCAAATGCATTGAATGATTCCAAATTAAATGTGAAACCCGAACCAACAAATTTCCATCTTCCGCCATCATATAATGAGGAGAATAGGGCGGTGAATGCTTATGCATCTAGAGTTTTAAGTTCTGACTACACCTTAGGTGATCAAAGAAATGATAAATTTATGACTGGAG GTGGGACATTGGATGCAATCAGAGAAAGAATGAAAAGCATGCAATTAGCAGCTGCTGCTGGGAGCACAGAATCTGGTGCTAGGCCATTGACAAATTTTAGCGACAACTTGAATCACGGACTTCATCACAGTCAGATTCCACTTGCATCAGAACATGTTGGAGCTGAGAATACTTTGCAAGGTGGGGTACATCCCATGGATGAGAAAGCTTTGTCGGGGCTTCAAGCAAGGATGGAAAGACTGAAAAGTGGATCTCTTGAACCTCTGTAG